A single region of the Sulfitobacter geojensis genome encodes:
- a CDS encoding VOC family protein — protein MRLWKVIQKQSGSLRLIIGSKQMGLADTSGASMNQQRDQEVTLDHVGLLVPNLEKAAGDFAALGFTLTPRAAHLNGEGEPAGSEQCSIMLREGYIELQEITGPRGSHLMSRAQEKHFGLHIVAFGVTDARDCARAITGLPLSDVMDWARPVVRSGVDGIARFSFFVADYDPADEALLCWTQHLTPEIMRDDAVLNHKNGADIMRGFHIFCPEEATAAMSKRMVLAGGVSCGNAVNLGHAHIGIGPGDLPREKWPAVPFCSDLHLTAMNLKEIERAARDRDFSVDFLGDTLRIDMMDAYGIRLLLDPIGPRT, from the coding sequence GTGCGTTTGTGGAAAGTGATCCAAAAACAATCGGGTTCTCTACGCCTGATCATTGGCAGTAAACAAATGGGTTTGGCTGACACGTCAGGTGCATCCATGAACCAGCAGCGCGACCAAGAGGTCACGCTTGATCATGTCGGGTTGCTGGTACCCAACCTTGAAAAGGCCGCGGGTGATTTTGCGGCTCTGGGTTTTACGTTAACTCCACGCGCTGCACATTTGAACGGTGAGGGCGAGCCCGCCGGTTCAGAGCAATGTTCGATCATGCTGCGCGAAGGATATATCGAGTTACAGGAAATTACCGGACCACGCGGATCGCATCTGATGTCGCGTGCTCAGGAAAAACACTTTGGGCTGCACATCGTCGCCTTTGGAGTGACAGACGCCCGTGACTGCGCGCGCGCGATAACCGGCCTGCCACTGAGCGACGTCATGGACTGGGCTCGTCCGGTCGTGCGCTCCGGTGTTGATGGAATTGCGCGTTTTTCTTTCTTTGTTGCAGACTATGATCCGGCTGACGAAGCATTGTTGTGTTGGACCCAGCACCTAACGCCCGAGATCATGAGAGATGACGCTGTTCTCAATCACAAGAACGGGGCGGACATTATGCGGGGTTTTCACATTTTCTGCCCTGAAGAAGCAACGGCTGCCATGTCCAAACGGATGGTTTTGGCTGGCGGCGTATCTTGCGGAAACGCAGTAAATTTAGGTCATGCCCATATTGGTATCGGTCCAGGCGATTTGCCGCGGGAGAAATGGCCGGCCGTTCCGTTTTGCTCTGATTTACACCTGACAGCAATGAACCTGAAAGAGATCGAGCGCGCGGCTCGTGACCGCGATTTCTCGGTTGATTTTCTTGGTGATACTTTGCGTATCGACATGATGGATGCCTATGGCATTCGACTTCTCCTTGATCCGATTGGACCCCGAACATGA
- a CDS encoding MmgE/PrpD family protein, producing MTLQADAAAFVSTLTFDDLPQDAVRVATLGFTDTIAALLAGRVESVTYATEKYLAQTTTPGGPVVTRALLGASEYQAEHSALLDAVAAHALDYDDYAFANHPSSIMVPAILAAAQIVGADGPAMITAYVAGYEVWAEVMAREPDHLHSKGWHPTATFGPLGAAAAVASLLGLSATETSHALGLATSYGGGVMENFGSMTKPYHAGRAAEAGMRCCFLAQSGMTASPTAIEGPKGLLAALSPDRNADLTRKAKFGTFWHIGKSGLNIKKYPTIGASQRIIDGILGLSGRGDFDLDAIKAIRPRVSEKYAMLMNNPDPNSASEAKFSLAYACAAALRFGTVSLATLSDETLADPLLRTLIAKVEVDAVNEYDPDYTIPAPYDMTTVVFNDCTEVQTEKVRRATGHTDLPLTSEQLEAKFMDCSRFGRLEDILAVELFAKLQSLPELININDLMVVQR from the coding sequence ATGACCCTACAAGCAGATGCTGCCGCCTTTGTCTCCACGCTCACCTTTGACGACCTGCCGCAAGATGCTGTGCGCGTGGCGACTTTAGGTTTTACGGATACGATTGCGGCATTGCTGGCCGGACGGGTAGAATCCGTTACGTACGCCACAGAAAAATATCTGGCGCAGACAACAACGCCCGGAGGGCCGGTGGTGACTCGCGCATTGTTGGGCGCGTCCGAGTATCAGGCCGAACATTCGGCGCTATTGGATGCTGTTGCGGCCCATGCACTCGACTATGACGATTACGCCTTTGCCAACCACCCCAGTTCGATCATGGTGCCGGCCATTCTGGCCGCGGCGCAGATTGTCGGCGCTGACGGCCCCGCGATGATCACAGCCTATGTTGCGGGATACGAGGTTTGGGCAGAAGTAATGGCGCGCGAACCAGATCATCTCCATTCCAAAGGCTGGCATCCCACGGCAACCTTTGGTCCTTTGGGGGCGGCTGCTGCGGTCGCGTCGCTTTTGGGGCTAAGTGCAACCGAAACCAGCCATGCACTTGGTCTTGCTACATCTTATGGCGGCGGTGTTATGGAAAACTTTGGCTCAATGACCAAACCCTATCATGCCGGCCGCGCGGCAGAGGCGGGAATGCGGTGCTGCTTCCTCGCGCAGAGTGGGATGACTGCCAGCCCGACCGCGATCGAAGGGCCAAAAGGGCTGTTGGCCGCGCTTTCGCCGGACCGAAATGCCGATCTGACACGCAAGGCAAAGTTTGGAACGTTTTGGCATATCGGAAAATCTGGCTTGAACATCAAAAAATATCCAACCATTGGCGCCTCACAGAGGATCATTGACGGTATTTTGGGTCTGTCCGGTCGGGGTGATTTTGACCTGGATGCGATCAAAGCAATCAGGCCAAGGGTTTCTGAAAAATATGCAATGCTGATGAATAATCCCGATCCCAACAGCGCATCAGAGGCGAAGTTCTCGCTTGCCTATGCTTGTGCTGCAGCGCTTCGATTTGGGACGGTATCGCTGGCTACTCTTTCGGATGAGACGTTGGCCGACCCTTTGCTGCGGACTTTGATTGCAAAAGTCGAAGTAGACGCCGTGAATGAATATGATCCAGACTATACCATTCCAGCACCATACGACATGACAACGGTTGTGTTTAACGACTGTACAGAAGTTCAAACGGAGAAAGTGCGCCGTGCAACAGGCCATACCGACTTACCTTTGACGTCAGAACAGCTTGAGGCAAAGTTTATGGATTGCAGCCGGTTCGGGCGTTTGGAGGACATACTTGCCGTCGAACTCTTTGCAAAACTCCAGTCGTTACCAGAACTAATTAACATCAACGACCTTATGGTAGTGCAGCGCTGA
- a CDS encoding GntR family transcriptional regulator yields MVDSRAEFQIDALDADNPTPLYYQIYLIYRQKILTGALENGARLPSEEELSEAYGVSRITAKRSMNELATRGLVSRTRGRGTIVSHVNTAPSLASDFSGFVEDLIAIGTTTTVDVLSFDYVQPPDQIAQQLNLAPGALTQRAERRRLREGVPFSHMTTHLPEGIGRTFERSDLSAKPILRLIEEAGHSIAEATQSISAEPAHPIVAQALEVPIGSALLKVTRVVLNQEAVPVQHIEVLYRPDMYHLEMHLRRSPSEQGHMKWFSL; encoded by the coding sequence ATGGTAGACAGCCGGGCAGAGTTTCAGATTGATGCGTTAGATGCAGACAATCCGACACCGCTTTATTATCAGATCTACCTAATTTACCGTCAGAAAATCCTGACCGGTGCGTTAGAAAACGGTGCCCGGCTGCCTAGCGAAGAAGAGCTGTCCGAAGCATATGGTGTTTCACGGATCACTGCAAAACGCAGCATGAACGAACTTGCGACGCGCGGATTGGTCAGCCGCACGCGCGGGCGCGGAACGATTGTCAGCCATGTGAACACTGCTCCCTCATTGGCCAGCGATTTCTCGGGTTTTGTCGAAGACTTGATCGCGATCGGGACGACGACAACAGTTGATGTTCTGTCCTTCGATTATGTTCAACCGCCTGACCAGATCGCCCAGCAATTGAACCTTGCACCGGGCGCTTTAACCCAACGGGCAGAACGGCGTCGGCTACGCGAAGGTGTACCGTTCTCGCATATGACTACGCATCTTCCCGAAGGCATCGGCCGCACATTTGAACGCAGTGATTTGAGTGCTAAACCGATCCTGCGTTTGATTGAGGAAGCCGGTCACTCCATCGCAGAGGCAACCCAGTCGATCTCCGCAGAACCGGCCCATCCGATTGTCGCTCAAGCGTTAGAGGTTCCAATCGGATCCGCACTTTTGAAAGTCACGCGGGTCGTGCTGAACCAAGAAGCTGTCCCTGTGCAACATATCGAGGTGCTGTATCGCCCGGACATGTACCATCTCGAAATGCACCTGCGCCGTTCTCCAAGCGAACAGGGCCATATGAAATGGTTCTCCCTGTAA
- a CDS encoding hydroxymethylglutaryl-CoA lyase, with product MILVSEVGPRDGVQSLDAVLPLELKKRWIAAEAAAGVREIEVGSFVNYKMLPQMADTAELVAFARGLPDLNVAVLVPNLRGAQAAIAAGAHKISIPVSASETHSLRNVNRSHSQMLDEVSSIRGEIDALPEADRPYFEAGIATAFGCTIEGNVPESTIVRLAEELIAAGAQEIGLSDTTGYADPAMIRSRIKAVHRAVGSDRLTGVHLHNTRGLGLANALAALDCGMTTLDSSLGGLGGCPYAPGASGNIVTEDLVFMLERMGYDTGVDLEKLLKVRETLERDLADGPIFGFLAEAGLPLGWAKTKGRK from the coding sequence ATGATCCTAGTCAGTGAAGTGGGTCCACGCGATGGCGTACAAAGTCTGGATGCAGTACTGCCGTTGGAGTTGAAGAAGCGCTGGATCGCGGCCGAAGCCGCGGCAGGCGTTCGTGAAATTGAGGTCGGTTCCTTTGTAAACTACAAGATGTTGCCACAGATGGCGGATACTGCCGAACTGGTGGCTTTCGCGCGCGGCCTACCGGATCTGAACGTCGCAGTTCTGGTGCCCAATCTGCGCGGCGCACAAGCCGCAATTGCCGCGGGAGCGCATAAAATTTCGATACCTGTCTCGGCAAGCGAAACCCACTCATTGCGGAACGTGAACCGGTCCCACTCTCAGATGCTGGATGAGGTGAGCAGCATCCGAGGAGAAATTGACGCATTGCCCGAAGCTGATCGTCCCTATTTCGAAGCAGGTATCGCAACCGCTTTCGGCTGTACGATCGAAGGTAATGTGCCGGAAAGTACCATCGTTCGCTTGGCTGAGGAACTAATTGCGGCAGGTGCCCAAGAAATTGGGTTATCCGATACAACCGGATATGCCGACCCCGCAATGATCCGGTCTCGCATTAAAGCTGTCCATCGCGCTGTTGGATCCGACCGTCTGACCGGCGTTCATTTACACAATACGCGCGGACTTGGGTTAGCCAACGCCTTGGCGGCGCTGGATTGCGGCATGACTACACTCGATTCGTCTCTTGGTGGTCTTGGCGGTTGCCCCTATGCTCCCGGAGCGAGCGGAAATATTGTGACAGAGGACCTCGTCTTCATGCTAGAGAGAATGGGCTATGATACGGGCGTGGATCTGGAGAAACTCCTGAAAGTACGGGAAACCTTGGAGCGGGACTTGGCAGACGGGCCAATTTTCGGCTTCCTTGCGGAAGCTGGCCTACCATTGGGTTGGGCAAAAACAAAGGGACGAAAATAA
- a CDS encoding CaiB/BaiF CoA transferase family protein, translating into MDALKNITVIEFSHMVMGPTAGMILADLGAEVIKIEPLGGDKTRKLKGSGAGYFAMFNRNKKSICVDLKSAEGQAVIRKLLVNADVMIENFRNGALDKIGLGRADIEKLNPKLIYQSSKGFLSGPYQDRTALDEVAQMMGGLAYMTGPTGRPLRAGASVIDISGAMFGVIGILAALFRRTETGSGAHVAASLYETTAFMVGQHIAQHAVTGTPAPPMPERVSAWAVYDVFDCADGQIFVGVVSDGQWETFCDTFGLSDWRDAEGYRTNSERVELRGDIIPRLQALFGGKPIAELEAKLETAGLPYAPIRKPQDLLSDPHLMAEGLETLTLPDTGEQVQLPRLPMALDGKRAALRRDLPAAGQDTAQVLEQLGFSIEEMAEMRESDVIG; encoded by the coding sequence ATGGACGCACTAAAAAATATTACAGTTATCGAGTTTTCCCACATGGTGATGGGGCCAACAGCGGGGATGATTTTGGCGGATCTGGGTGCCGAAGTCATCAAAATCGAACCGCTTGGCGGGGATAAAACCCGTAAACTCAAAGGGTCCGGTGCAGGGTACTTTGCGATGTTCAATCGCAACAAGAAAAGCATCTGCGTTGATTTGAAAAGCGCTGAAGGGCAGGCGGTTATTCGTAAGCTGCTTGTTAACGCTGATGTCATGATCGAAAATTTCCGTAACGGTGCGCTTGATAAGATCGGCCTTGGGCGCGCCGACATTGAAAAGTTAAACCCAAAATTGATTTATCAATCTTCCAAAGGTTTTCTTTCAGGGCCTTACCAGGACCGGACCGCGCTGGATGAAGTAGCCCAGATGATGGGCGGCTTGGCCTATATGACAGGTCCGACAGGTCGCCCGCTGCGTGCGGGTGCATCGGTTATTGATATCAGCGGGGCCATGTTCGGGGTGATCGGAATACTTGCTGCGTTGTTCCGGCGCACCGAAACCGGATCAGGGGCGCATGTGGCTGCGTCGCTCTATGAAACAACAGCGTTCATGGTTGGACAGCACATTGCACAGCATGCCGTTACCGGTACGCCGGCACCCCCCATGCCCGAAAGGGTGTCGGCATGGGCTGTCTACGATGTGTTTGACTGCGCAGATGGCCAAATTTTCGTTGGTGTCGTAAGTGATGGTCAGTGGGAGACCTTTTGCGATACCTTTGGCCTGAGTGACTGGCGAGATGCTGAGGGATACCGCACCAATTCGGAGCGGGTTGAACTTCGCGGCGATATCATCCCGCGTTTGCAAGCATTGTTCGGCGGCAAGCCGATTGCCGAGCTGGAGGCAAAACTGGAGACCGCAGGACTGCCCTACGCCCCCATCCGCAAGCCGCAGGATCTGTTGAGCGACCCGCACCTCATGGCGGAGGGGCTGGAAACGCTGACCTTGCCAGATACCGGTGAGCAGGTGCAGCTGCCTCGCCTTCCTATGGCATTGGACGGCAAACGTGCCGCGCTGCGACGTGATTTGCCAGCGGCGGGACAAGACACGGCACAAGTCCTTGAGCAATTGGGCTTTTCGATAGAAGAGATGGCCGAAATGCGTGAAAGCGATGTCATAGGATAA
- a CDS encoding 3-isopropylmalate dehydratase large subunit, whose product MMPRTLFEKIRDLHVVSKLEDGAHLIAIDRIMLHERTGSIALSNMLDDGRELLRPEAVFSTIDHIVDTAPGRPSTTRMPGGQVFVDEMRRTTKTLGLGLFDVDDSRQGIVHVIAPEQGIALPGITMVCPDSHTCTLGALGALAWGIGSTECEHALATGTLRLPQYGQIRFSLTGQRPEWIGPKDIILHLIAKFGAGFGKDHVIEFAGPAVADLSIEERLTLCNMGVEFGAFTVIIAPDEKTIEYVAGRANAPRPADQDAAVAHWKTLASDRDAKFDLDLTIDVSSISPTVSWGTSADQSIAIDADLPTPESDQPDLLRAIDYMGLTAGAPLLGMPIDGAFIGSCTNSRLSDLQRAANILKGRKLAAGVRGICVPGSTAVKLAAEAEGLDLIFKAAGFEWQEAGCAMCFYAGGETFAPKSRVVSSTNRSFEGRQGPGVRTHITSPETVAWSAICGEIADLRKFPS is encoded by the coding sequence ATGATGCCCCGCACTTTGTTCGAAAAAATCCGGGATTTGCACGTAGTTTCAAAGCTTGAGGATGGTGCCCACTTGATCGCGATCGACCGGATCATGCTGCACGAGCGAACCGGATCTATCGCGTTGTCAAATATGCTTGATGACGGGCGAGAACTTCTGCGCCCGGAGGCTGTCTTTTCGACCATCGACCATATTGTTGATACCGCGCCGGGACGTCCATCTACCACCCGCATGCCTGGCGGACAGGTGTTCGTTGACGAAATGCGGCGAACAACCAAGACGCTTGGACTGGGGTTATTTGACGTCGATGACAGCAGGCAAGGAATTGTGCACGTTATCGCACCCGAACAAGGCATCGCGTTACCTGGCATTACAATGGTTTGTCCCGATAGCCATACTTGCACGCTTGGGGCACTAGGCGCGTTGGCGTGGGGGATCGGCTCAACTGAATGCGAGCATGCCCTTGCGACCGGGACGTTGCGGTTGCCACAGTATGGCCAGATACGTTTTTCGCTGACTGGGCAACGTCCGGAATGGATTGGTCCTAAGGATATAATCCTGCATTTGATTGCCAAATTCGGGGCCGGTTTTGGTAAAGACCACGTTATTGAATTTGCCGGACCAGCAGTCGCTGACTTGTCGATCGAAGAACGTCTTACCCTTTGTAATATGGGGGTCGAGTTCGGTGCCTTTACCGTAATTATTGCGCCTGACGAGAAGACAATTGAATATGTCGCTGGGCGAGCAAATGCACCCCGACCGGCAGACCAAGATGCGGCAGTTGCACATTGGAAGACACTGGCCTCTGATAGGGACGCAAAATTCGACTTAGACCTTACCATTGATGTGAGCTCCATCAGTCCAACCGTAAGTTGGGGAACAAGTGCGGATCAGTCTATCGCTATTGATGCCGACCTTCCCACGCCTGAATCTGACCAGCCTGACCTTCTTCGAGCGATTGATTATATGGGCCTGACTGCGGGTGCACCGTTGTTGGGGATGCCCATTGACGGTGCTTTCATAGGGTCCTGTACAAATAGCCGGTTAAGCGATTTGCAACGTGCAGCGAATATCCTGAAGGGGCGGAAACTGGCAGCAGGTGTGCGGGGCATTTGCGTGCCCGGATCAACGGCGGTCAAATTGGCTGCCGAGGCAGAGGGGCTGGACCTGATTTTCAAGGCGGCTGGGTTCGAATGGCAGGAAGCGGGCTGCGCGATGTGTTTTTATGCGGGAGGAGAAACCTTTGCTCCCAAGTCCCGCGTCGTTTCCTCAACCAATCGCAGCTTTGAAGGCCGGCAGGGACCAGGTGTGCGCACGCATATCACCAGTCCGGAAACCGTAGCCTGGAGCGCGATCTGTGGCGAAATCGCTGATCTGCGAAAGTTCCCCTCATGA
- the leuD gene encoding 3-isopropylmalate dehydratase small subunit, translating into MNTPWIDHSGIVAPMMDDNINTDAIIPSREMKRVSKKGLADGLFANQRYLDTQRDPNPDFILNQAPFTKATILLFGANAGCGSSREHAVWALKDFGIRAVVAESFASIFQANCIANGILPIALPRDQVRAMAQWVEVDPAAHHVAIRLEQKTIGFDGREIPFEIADNPRRMLLNGVSPIDETLVFRKEIDGFFNQDRARRPWLYS; encoded by the coding sequence ATGAACACTCCTTGGATCGACCACAGCGGTATCGTGGCCCCGATGATGGACGACAACATCAACACGGACGCGATCATTCCATCGCGAGAGATGAAGCGCGTTTCCAAGAAAGGCTTGGCAGATGGGTTGTTTGCCAATCAGCGATATCTCGATACGCAGCGCGACCCGAACCCCGACTTCATTCTGAACCAAGCGCCTTTTACAAAGGCGACGATATTGTTGTTCGGCGCGAACGCCGGTTGTGGATCGTCACGCGAGCATGCAGTCTGGGCGCTGAAAGACTTCGGTATTCGCGCGGTTGTCGCCGAAAGCTTTGCATCGATTTTTCAGGCAAATTGCATTGCAAACGGGATCTTGCCAATCGCGCTACCGCGCGATCAGGTTCGTGCGATGGCTCAGTGGGTAGAAGTGGACCCTGCAGCGCATCACGTTGCCATTCGGCTCGAGCAAAAAACAATCGGATTTGATGGTAGGGAAATCCCGTTTGAGATCGCGGATAATCCCCGTCGCATGTTGCTGAACGGGGTTTCCCCGATTGACGAAACCCTTGTTTTTCGCAAAGAAATCGATGGTTTTTTCAACCAAGACCGTGCGCGACGGCCTTGGTTGTATTCATAG
- a CDS encoding maleate cis-trans isomerase family protein has protein sequence MSQSDYGAGGIIGMLTPQANTTVEPEFWALMPADWSMLNARLTSDKSTIEERLVDYTTRFVHTAEDFANAPVDVIGIGCTGASYLIGRDKEQELMAEISERHNKRCYTAAAATILALNAVSAKKIALLSPYPDSLNEKCVPYWESFGFEVVKVTGPKLVESKFHPIYAMTGAATLASMDALKDTDCDAIVMLGTGMPTLLPLIARAGWSGPVPISCNLALAWACVEPQRGRQLDASTLAEWVSAEEWGPRFKALFPAAAD, from the coding sequence ATGAGCCAGTCAGATTACGGTGCCGGCGGCATCATCGGGATGTTGACACCCCAAGCCAATACAACTGTTGAGCCGGAGTTCTGGGCCTTAATGCCTGCCGATTGGTCGATGCTTAACGCACGATTGACGAGCGATAAGTCCACGATTGAAGAGCGCCTTGTTGATTACACCACGCGCTTTGTCCACACCGCTGAAGACTTTGCCAACGCGCCAGTTGATGTCATTGGCATCGGATGCACCGGTGCCTCCTACCTGATTGGGCGTGACAAAGAACAAGAGCTGATGGCCGAGATTTCGGAACGTCACAACAAGCGCTGTTATACAGCGGCCGCTGCGACAATCCTTGCCTTGAATGCCGTATCGGCCAAGAAGATTGCATTACTGTCCCCCTACCCCGACAGCTTGAATGAAAAATGCGTCCCCTACTGGGAAAGCTTCGGGTTCGAGGTGGTTAAGGTCACCGGACCAAAACTGGTGGAAAGCAAATTCCACCCTATCTATGCGATGACCGGTGCGGCAACACTCGCCTCAATGGACGCGCTTAAGGATACGGATTGCGACGCGATTGTCATGCTTGGGACGGGCATGCCAACCCTGTTGCCGTTGATCGCACGCGCCGGATGGAGCGGACCTGTTCCGATTTCCTGCAACCTTGCGCTCGCATGGGCCTGTGTTGAACCGCAGCGAGGTCGCCAATTGGATGCATCAACCTTGGCCGAATGGGTTTCTGCGGAGGAATGGGGTCCGCGATTCAAAGCGCTTTTCCCGGCGGCCGCAGACTGA
- a CDS encoding cysteine hydrolase family protein yields MKKFTLRPARTALLIVDLQNDFLHPEGAYARGGQKDAAIAALPERIAPLADALRRKGGWVVSTQFTLVPGRGGEPLISPHLKELRPFLRKGDFQPGAWGHQLVDELQPADLTIEKVAYSAFYMTRMEWALRKVGIESLIVGGIVTNGGVASTVRDAHVRDLNTCVLSDGCAAFSAQTHNSAIADLGTVSPVMTCAQALQSIQEADET; encoded by the coding sequence ATGAAGAAATTTACTTTGAGGCCCGCACGAACTGCGCTGCTGATTGTCGACTTGCAGAACGATTTTCTGCATCCCGAAGGTGCCTATGCGCGCGGCGGTCAAAAGGACGCCGCTATCGCAGCACTTCCAGAGCGGATCGCCCCCTTGGCGGACGCTCTGAGACGCAAAGGCGGCTGGGTTGTTTCGACCCAATTTACGCTTGTACCAGGGCGAGGCGGGGAGCCACTGATTTCACCCCACCTCAAAGAACTACGCCCCTTCCTGCGCAAAGGCGACTTCCAACCCGGTGCGTGGGGACATCAATTGGTAGATGAATTGCAGCCTGCTGATTTAACCATCGAAAAGGTCGCTTATTCGGCATTTTACATGACGCGTATGGAATGGGCCCTTCGAAAGGTCGGTATCGAATCTTTGATCGTGGGCGGCATCGTCACGAATGGCGGTGTGGCGTCGACCGTGCGCGATGCACATGTGCGTGATTTGAACACCTGCGTGTTAAGTGACGGATGCGCGGCCTTTAGTGCCCAAACCCACAATTCCGCGATCGCGGACCTTGGTACAGTATCACCCGTGATGACCTGCGCGCAGGCACTCCAAAGCATCCAAGAGGCAGATGAAACATGA
- a CDS encoding FAD-dependent oxidoreductase produces MTNSVVIIGAGPVGLTMAWRLIGLGVSVHVFEADDAISDQLRASTFHPPTLDMFKESGITAELVAQGRITPTWQIRQHEDGDLVEFDLNVLADETDHPYRLQCRQARLSEALLRRLPSGTVSFSTPVSAVGQDANGSAWVEVGGERISADYVIGCDGARSLVRNAMGVSLEGQTYPESTVLATTKLPFENYLSGLSGVNYVWHNEGTYSLLRLPDLWRISLHPGADETPEDALTDRSIIAKTRAIIPDAPEIEVEEKRIYRVHRRIVSDYRKGRLLLAGDAAHLNSPKGGMGMNGGIHDAFNLSEKLVAVLDGAPDDLLDLYTRQRRPIAAEEILAQADANRKRMAVKDPAERKAYLRELQQTVADRDAARAFLMRSSMFTGLKRAEAIT; encoded by the coding sequence ATGACGAATTCCGTAGTGATAATAGGGGCCGGACCGGTTGGTCTAACGATGGCGTGGCGCTTGATCGGCTTGGGAGTAAGCGTTCACGTATTCGAAGCGGACGACGCAATTTCCGACCAACTGCGCGCCTCTACGTTCCATCCGCCGACCCTTGATATGTTTAAAGAATCCGGCATCACTGCAGAGCTTGTTGCACAGGGGCGGATCACGCCAACTTGGCAAATTCGCCAACATGAAGATGGTGATCTTGTTGAGTTCGACCTGAATGTCCTGGCGGATGAAACGGATCACCCGTATCGGCTTCAATGCCGTCAGGCCCGCTTGTCGGAGGCGTTGTTGCGCCGCCTGCCTTCCGGAACCGTTTCATTTTCCACGCCGGTTTCTGCTGTTGGTCAGGATGCCAATGGATCTGCTTGGGTTGAGGTCGGTGGCGAACGGATTTCAGCTGATTACGTCATCGGTTGCGATGGTGCGCGCAGTTTGGTGCGCAACGCAATGGGTGTGTCGTTAGAAGGGCAAACCTATCCTGAGAGTACCGTGTTGGCGACGACAAAGTTGCCGTTTGAAAATTACCTTTCTGGTTTGTCTGGGGTGAACTACGTCTGGCATAATGAGGGTACCTATTCCCTTTTGCGCTTGCCTGATTTGTGGCGCATCTCGCTGCACCCCGGCGCAGATGAAACTCCCGAAGATGCATTGACCGACAGGTCCATTATCGCCAAGACCCGCGCAATTATTCCTGATGCACCAGAGATTGAGGTAGAAGAAAAGCGGATTTATCGCGTGCATCGTCGCATCGTGTCCGATTATCGAAAAGGGCGTTTGCTGCTTGCCGGTGATGCGGCTCACCTTAATAGCCCCAAAGGCGGTATGGGGATGAATGGCGGCATTCACGACGCGTTCAATCTGTCCGAAAAATTGGTCGCGGTTCTGGATGGTGCGCCGGATGATTTGCTTGATCTTTATACACGTCAACGCCGTCCGATCGCAGCCGAAGAGATCCTTGCACAGGCCGATGCGAACCGCAAACGGATGGCCGTCAAGGATCCGGCAGAGCGTAAAGCCTATTTGCGAGAGTTGCAGCAAACCGTCGCGGATCGAGATGCCGCCCGAGCTTTCCTAATGCGATCTTCGATGTTTACCGGTCTGAAGCGCGCCGAGGCGATCACGTGA
- a CDS encoding SDR family NAD(P)-dependent oxidoreductase: protein MTRTLTILGGAGGIGRALVGTAVTRGWRVEVVDLFSTLTKWHAPEGVHVTGFDASGNGALEHALDGEPTDGFVNLAGFMGKSQPVVDAPADDWHHLIDGNLTTAHRAAVVMAPRLKDGGSFVNVGSGLGHFARAGYGPYAVAKAGISALTRQLALELAPRIRVNCVAPSAVDTEFLYGGSHRGTPVELPRFDTKAYGASNPMGRIATPADIVGPILFLLSQDAAYVNGQTLHVNGGAFMT from the coding sequence GTGACGCGGACCCTTACTATTCTTGGCGGGGCAGGTGGCATCGGCCGTGCCTTGGTGGGAACCGCCGTAACGCGAGGCTGGCGGGTTGAGGTTGTCGATCTGTTTTCAACATTAACAAAATGGCATGCGCCTGAAGGGGTGCATGTGACCGGCTTTGATGCGTCCGGCAATGGTGCGTTGGAGCATGCCCTTGATGGTGAGCCCACCGACGGTTTCGTGAATTTGGCGGGCTTTATGGGCAAGTCCCAACCAGTCGTTGATGCGCCAGCCGACGACTGGCATCACCTGATCGACGGCAATTTAACAACCGCACATCGCGCCGCCGTTGTGATGGCTCCCCGTCTCAAAGACGGCGGGTCATTTGTGAATGTTGGTTCCGGTCTAGGGCATTTCGCGCGGGCCGGTTACGGCCCATACGCTGTGGCCAAGGCTGGCATCTCTGCATTGACCCGACAGCTCGCGCTGGAGCTGGCCCCGCGAATTCGGGTCAATTGCGTGGCACCTTCGGCGGTGGATACGGAGTTTTTGTACGGTGGATCGCACCGCGGCACCCCGGTTGAATTGCCTCGTTTTGATACGAAAGCCTACGGGGCGTCGAACCCGATGGGCCGTATTGCAACACCCGCTGATATCGTTGGACCCATCTTGTTCCTGTTGTCGCAGGATGCCGCCTATGTAAACGGCCAGACACTTCATGTGAATGGCGGAGCTTTCATGACATGA